Proteins encoded together in one Anopheles darlingi chromosome 3, idAnoDarlMG_H_01, whole genome shotgun sequence window:
- the LOC125956737 gene encoding formin-binding protein 1-like isoform X3 translates to MATQEIEMSGTSWGKELWDQYDNLATHTQKGIDFFERFGNFIRDRSAIEVEYALKLRRLVKNYQPKKNKEDDENEFSTLVAFKNVLKEVADLAGQREVVAENLQNQVLQGIMLLAKNLRDERKKSLTQGAQLTQTLHTQIGTLDRAKRTYEKSFREAEKAIESYHKADADFHLSRADVEKQRVNMNMRNTVSEDAKSEYANQLQITNKLQQQHYQVALPEVFNRLQELDEKRTRGMKEFIKRSADVEYEVSPIIARCLEGMVKAADSINEKDDSMIVIEKYQSGFQPPGDIPFEDLSKPDSDSSNNSQTHNSSTGLNHMTGKGTTKEKLKKRVGIFGIFTGNKNNLTTDGLKEDFSDLPPTQRRKKLTAKVQELQQKVIQEQAASDGLMKMKGVYEANSMLGDPRSVEEQLNESVNKLDRLRIELQRYQKLLEQANSQTVIQHSPQANRVIQNGGQRSSRHSNGSSNNENHHDDNGEDHPDDAGSLSSSSASPESGLGTSHTSLPGSGHGSTNEQPMNDEYYEAETPLGTCRALYPFDATSEGSIPMSEGEELQVIEVDQGDGWTRVRRFSSRGWEEGFVPTSYIECTLYA, encoded by the exons GACCAGTACGATAATCTggcgacgcacacacagaaggGGATCGATTTTTTCGAGCGATTCGGTAACTTTATTCGCGATCGCAGTGCCATCGAGGTCGAGTACGCTCTTAAGCTAAG ACGACTAGTGAAGAACTATCAACCCAAAAAGAACAAAGAGGACGACGAGAATGA GTTTTCCACGCTGGTCGCGTTCAAAAATGTCCTCAAAGAGGTGGCTGATCTGGCCGGGCAGCGTGAGGTGGTCGCGGAGAACCTCCAGAACCAGGTGCTGCAGGGCATAATGCTGCTGGCGAAGAATTTGCGCGATGAGCGCAAAAAGTCACTAACGCAGGGCGCCCAGCTGACGCAAAcgctacacacacagatcGGTACGCTGGACCGAGCGAAGCGCACCTACGAGAAGTCATTCCGCGAGGCGGAGAAGGCCATCGAAAGCTACCATAAGGCGGACGCCGACTTCCATCTGAGCCGGGCCGATGTAGAGAAGCAGCGCGTCAACATGAACATGCGCAACACGGTGTCGGAGGACGCAAAGAGTGAGTACGCCAACCAGCTGCAGATCACCaacaagctgcagcagcagcactatcaGGTTGCCCTACCGGAG GTTTTCAATCGGCTGCAGGAACTGGACGAGAAGCGAACGCGTGGTATGAAGGAGTTTATCAAACGGTCGGCCGATGTGGAGTACGAGGTGTCACCGATCATTGCCCGCTGTCTGGAGGGTATGGTAAAGGCAGCCGATTCGATTAACGAGAAGGACGACTCCATGATTGTTATAGAAAA ATATCAGTCCGGCTTTCAGCCACCCGGTGACATACCGTTCGAGGATCTCTCGAAGCCTGATTCCGATTCCTCCAACAACTCACAAACCCACAACTCGAGCACCGGGCTGAACCACATGACGGGGAAGGGCACCACgaaggagaagctgaaaaAGCGTGTTGGCATCTTCGGTATCTTCACTGGTAACAAG AACAATCTTACCACGGACGGTCTGAAGGAGGATTTCAGCGACTTGCCACCGACGCAGCGACGGAAAAAGTTGACCGCTAAGGTACAGGAGCTTCAGCAGAAGGTGATTCAGGAGCAGGCGGCTAGCGATGgattgatgaaaatgaagggTGTCTACGAAGCGAACTCGATGCTCGGCGATCCTCGATCGGTAGAGGAGCAGCTGAACGAATCCGTGAACAAGCTGGACCGGCTGCGGATCGAGCTGCAACGCTACCAAAAGCTACTGGAACAAGCCAACAGTCAAACGGTCATTCAGCACAGCCCGCAGGCAAACCGTGTGATACAGAACGGAGGGCAGCGATCGTCCAG ACATTCCAACGGAAGCAGTAATAACGAAAACCatcacgacgacaacggcgaagACCATCCGGACGATGCGGGTAGCCTTAGCAG CAGCTCGGCGAGTCCCGAAAGTGGGCTAGGTACATCGCACACATCGCTGCCGGGATCCGGTCACGGTAGTACTAATGAGCAACCGATGAACGACGAGTACTACGAAGCAGAAACGCCACTGGGAACATGCCGTGCACTGTACCCATTCGATG CAACGAGTGAAGGCAGCATTCCAATGTCTGAAGGCGAAGAACTGCAAGTGATAGAGGTAGACCAGGGTGACGGCTGGACCCGGGTGCGACGGTTTAGCTCAAGGGGTTGGGAAGAAGGATTCGTACCCACAAGCTACATTGAATGTACGCTGTATGCGTAG
- the LOC125956737 gene encoding formin-binding protein 1-like isoform X5, producing the protein MATQEIEMSGTSWGKELWDQYDNLATHTQKGIDFFERFGNFIRDRSAIEVEYALKLRRLVKNYQPKKNKEDDENEFSTLVAFKNVLKEVADLAGQREVVAENLQNQVLQGIMLLAKNLRDERKKSLTQGAQLTQTLHTQIGTLDRAKRTYEKSFREAEKAIESYHKADADFHLSRADVEKQRVNMNMRNTVSEDAKSEYANQLQITNKLQQQHYQVALPEVFNRLQELDEKRTRGMKEFIKRSADVEYEVSPIIARCLEGMVKAADSINEKDDSMIVIEKYQSGFQPPGDIPFEDLSKPDSDSSNNSQTHNSSTGLNHMTGKGTTKEKLKKRVGIFGIFTGNKEDFSDLPPTQRRKKLTAKVQELQQKVIQEQAASDGLMKMKGVYEANSMLGDPRSVEEQLNESVNKLDRLRIELQRYQKLLEQANSQTVIQHSPQANRVIQNGGQRSSRHSNGSSNNENHHDDNGEDHPDDAGSLSSSASPESGLGTSHTSLPGSGHGSTNEQPMNDEYYEAETPLGTCRALYPFDATSEGSIPMSEGEELQVIEVDQGDGWTRVRRFSSRGWEEGFVPTSYIECTLYA; encoded by the exons GACCAGTACGATAATCTggcgacgcacacacagaaggGGATCGATTTTTTCGAGCGATTCGGTAACTTTATTCGCGATCGCAGTGCCATCGAGGTCGAGTACGCTCTTAAGCTAAG ACGACTAGTGAAGAACTATCAACCCAAAAAGAACAAAGAGGACGACGAGAATGA GTTTTCCACGCTGGTCGCGTTCAAAAATGTCCTCAAAGAGGTGGCTGATCTGGCCGGGCAGCGTGAGGTGGTCGCGGAGAACCTCCAGAACCAGGTGCTGCAGGGCATAATGCTGCTGGCGAAGAATTTGCGCGATGAGCGCAAAAAGTCACTAACGCAGGGCGCCCAGCTGACGCAAAcgctacacacacagatcGGTACGCTGGACCGAGCGAAGCGCACCTACGAGAAGTCATTCCGCGAGGCGGAGAAGGCCATCGAAAGCTACCATAAGGCGGACGCCGACTTCCATCTGAGCCGGGCCGATGTAGAGAAGCAGCGCGTCAACATGAACATGCGCAACACGGTGTCGGAGGACGCAAAGAGTGAGTACGCCAACCAGCTGCAGATCACCaacaagctgcagcagcagcactatcaGGTTGCCCTACCGGAG GTTTTCAATCGGCTGCAGGAACTGGACGAGAAGCGAACGCGTGGTATGAAGGAGTTTATCAAACGGTCGGCCGATGTGGAGTACGAGGTGTCACCGATCATTGCCCGCTGTCTGGAGGGTATGGTAAAGGCAGCCGATTCGATTAACGAGAAGGACGACTCCATGATTGTTATAGAAAA ATATCAGTCCGGCTTTCAGCCACCCGGTGACATACCGTTCGAGGATCTCTCGAAGCCTGATTCCGATTCCTCCAACAACTCACAAACCCACAACTCGAGCACCGGGCTGAACCACATGACGGGGAAGGGCACCACgaaggagaagctgaaaaAGCGTGTTGGCATCTTCGGTATCTTCACTGGTAACAAG GAGGATTTCAGCGACTTGCCACCGACGCAGCGACGGAAAAAGTTGACCGCTAAGGTACAGGAGCTTCAGCAGAAGGTGATTCAGGAGCAGGCGGCTAGCGATGgattgatgaaaatgaagggTGTCTACGAAGCGAACTCGATGCTCGGCGATCCTCGATCGGTAGAGGAGCAGCTGAACGAATCCGTGAACAAGCTGGACCGGCTGCGGATCGAGCTGCAACGCTACCAAAAGCTACTGGAACAAGCCAACAGTCAAACGGTCATTCAGCACAGCCCGCAGGCAAACCGTGTGATACAGAACGGAGGGCAGCGATCGTCCAG ACATTCCAACGGAAGCAGTAATAACGAAAACCatcacgacgacaacggcgaagACCATCCGGACGATGCGGGTAGCCTTAGCAG CTCGGCGAGTCCCGAAAGTGGGCTAGGTACATCGCACACATCGCTGCCGGGATCCGGTCACGGTAGTACTAATGAGCAACCGATGAACGACGAGTACTACGAAGCAGAAACGCCACTGGGAACATGCCGTGCACTGTACCCATTCGATG CAACGAGTGAAGGCAGCATTCCAATGTCTGAAGGCGAAGAACTGCAAGTGATAGAGGTAGACCAGGGTGACGGCTGGACCCGGGTGCGACGGTTTAGCTCAAGGGGTTGGGAAGAAGGATTCGTACCCACAAGCTACATTGAATGTACGCTGTATGCGTAG
- the LOC125956737 gene encoding formin-binding protein 1-like isoform X2, with protein sequence MATQEIEMSGTSWGKELWDQYDNLATHTQKGIDFFERFGNFIRDRSAIEVEYALKLRRLVKNYQPKKNKEDDENEFSTLVAFKNVLKEVADLAGQREVVAENLQNQVLQGIMLLAKNLRDERKKSLTQGAQLTQTLHTQIGTLDRAKRTYEKSFREAEKAIESYHKADADFHLSRADVEKQRVNMNMRNTVSEDAKSEYANQLQITNKLQQQHYQVALPEVFNRLQELDEKRTRGMKEFIKRSADVEYEVSPIIARCLEGMVKAADSINEKDDSMIVIEKYQSGFQPPGDIPFEDLSKPDSDSSNNSQTHNSSTGLNHMTGKGTTKEKLKKRVGIFGIFTGNKEDFSDLPPTQRRKKLTAKVQELQQKVIQEQAASDGLMKMKGVYEANSMLGDPRSVEEQLNESVNKLDRLRIELQRYQKLLEQANSQTVIQHSPQANRVIQNGGQRSSRHSNGSSNNENHHDDNGEDHPDDAGSLSRSASESSVQQAQNGLNINNNGSSASPESGLGTSHTSLPGSGHGSTNEQPMNDEYYEAETPLGTCRALYPFDATSEGSIPMSEGEELQVIEVDQGDGWTRVRRFSSRGWEEGFVPTSYIECTLYA encoded by the exons GACCAGTACGATAATCTggcgacgcacacacagaaggGGATCGATTTTTTCGAGCGATTCGGTAACTTTATTCGCGATCGCAGTGCCATCGAGGTCGAGTACGCTCTTAAGCTAAG ACGACTAGTGAAGAACTATCAACCCAAAAAGAACAAAGAGGACGACGAGAATGA GTTTTCCACGCTGGTCGCGTTCAAAAATGTCCTCAAAGAGGTGGCTGATCTGGCCGGGCAGCGTGAGGTGGTCGCGGAGAACCTCCAGAACCAGGTGCTGCAGGGCATAATGCTGCTGGCGAAGAATTTGCGCGATGAGCGCAAAAAGTCACTAACGCAGGGCGCCCAGCTGACGCAAAcgctacacacacagatcGGTACGCTGGACCGAGCGAAGCGCACCTACGAGAAGTCATTCCGCGAGGCGGAGAAGGCCATCGAAAGCTACCATAAGGCGGACGCCGACTTCCATCTGAGCCGGGCCGATGTAGAGAAGCAGCGCGTCAACATGAACATGCGCAACACGGTGTCGGAGGACGCAAAGAGTGAGTACGCCAACCAGCTGCAGATCACCaacaagctgcagcagcagcactatcaGGTTGCCCTACCGGAG GTTTTCAATCGGCTGCAGGAACTGGACGAGAAGCGAACGCGTGGTATGAAGGAGTTTATCAAACGGTCGGCCGATGTGGAGTACGAGGTGTCACCGATCATTGCCCGCTGTCTGGAGGGTATGGTAAAGGCAGCCGATTCGATTAACGAGAAGGACGACTCCATGATTGTTATAGAAAA ATATCAGTCCGGCTTTCAGCCACCCGGTGACATACCGTTCGAGGATCTCTCGAAGCCTGATTCCGATTCCTCCAACAACTCACAAACCCACAACTCGAGCACCGGGCTGAACCACATGACGGGGAAGGGCACCACgaaggagaagctgaaaaAGCGTGTTGGCATCTTCGGTATCTTCACTGGTAACAAG GAGGATTTCAGCGACTTGCCACCGACGCAGCGACGGAAAAAGTTGACCGCTAAGGTACAGGAGCTTCAGCAGAAGGTGATTCAGGAGCAGGCGGCTAGCGATGgattgatgaaaatgaagggTGTCTACGAAGCGAACTCGATGCTCGGCGATCCTCGATCGGTAGAGGAGCAGCTGAACGAATCCGTGAACAAGCTGGACCGGCTGCGGATCGAGCTGCAACGCTACCAAAAGCTACTGGAACAAGCCAACAGTCAAACGGTCATTCAGCACAGCCCGCAGGCAAACCGTGTGATACAGAACGGAGGGCAGCGATCGTCCAG ACATTCCAACGGAAGCAGTAATAACGAAAACCatcacgacgacaacggcgaagACCATCCGGACGATGCGGGTAGCCTTAGCAGGTCAGCTTCCGAAAGTAGTGTACAGCAAGCGCAAAATGGGCTTAACATTAACAACAACGG CAGCTCGGCGAGTCCCGAAAGTGGGCTAGGTACATCGCACACATCGCTGCCGGGATCCGGTCACGGTAGTACTAATGAGCAACCGATGAACGACGAGTACTACGAAGCAGAAACGCCACTGGGAACATGCCGTGCACTGTACCCATTCGATG CAACGAGTGAAGGCAGCATTCCAATGTCTGAAGGCGAAGAACTGCAAGTGATAGAGGTAGACCAGGGTGACGGCTGGACCCGGGTGCGACGGTTTAGCTCAAGGGGTTGGGAAGAAGGATTCGTACCCACAAGCTACATTGAATGTACGCTGTATGCGTAG
- the LOC125956737 gene encoding formin-binding protein 1-like isoform X4, protein MATQEIEMSGTSWGKELWDQYDNLATHTQKGIDFFERFGNFIRDRSAIEVEYALKLRRLVKNYQPKKNKEDDENEFSTLVAFKNVLKEVADLAGQREVVAENLQNQVLQGIMLLAKNLRDERKKSLTQGAQLTQTLHTQIGTLDRAKRTYEKSFREAEKAIESYHKADADFHLSRADVEKQRVNMNMRNTVSEDAKSEYANQLQITNKLQQQHYQVALPEVFNRLQELDEKRTRGMKEFIKRSADVEYEVSPIIARCLEGMVKAADSINEKDDSMIVIEKYQSGFQPPGDIPFEDLSKPDSDSSNNSQTHNSSTGLNHMTGKGTTKEKLKKRVGIFGIFTGNKNNLTTDGLKEDFSDLPPTQRRKKLTAKVQELQQKVIQEQAASDGLMKMKGVYEANSMLGDPRSVEEQLNESVNKLDRLRIELQRYQKLLEQANSQTVIQHSPQANRVIQNGGQRSSRHSNGSSNNENHHDDNGEDHPDDAGSLSSSASPESGLGTSHTSLPGSGHGSTNEQPMNDEYYEAETPLGTCRALYPFDATSEGSIPMSEGEELQVIEVDQGDGWTRVRRFSSRGWEEGFVPTSYIECTLYA, encoded by the exons GACCAGTACGATAATCTggcgacgcacacacagaaggGGATCGATTTTTTCGAGCGATTCGGTAACTTTATTCGCGATCGCAGTGCCATCGAGGTCGAGTACGCTCTTAAGCTAAG ACGACTAGTGAAGAACTATCAACCCAAAAAGAACAAAGAGGACGACGAGAATGA GTTTTCCACGCTGGTCGCGTTCAAAAATGTCCTCAAAGAGGTGGCTGATCTGGCCGGGCAGCGTGAGGTGGTCGCGGAGAACCTCCAGAACCAGGTGCTGCAGGGCATAATGCTGCTGGCGAAGAATTTGCGCGATGAGCGCAAAAAGTCACTAACGCAGGGCGCCCAGCTGACGCAAAcgctacacacacagatcGGTACGCTGGACCGAGCGAAGCGCACCTACGAGAAGTCATTCCGCGAGGCGGAGAAGGCCATCGAAAGCTACCATAAGGCGGACGCCGACTTCCATCTGAGCCGGGCCGATGTAGAGAAGCAGCGCGTCAACATGAACATGCGCAACACGGTGTCGGAGGACGCAAAGAGTGAGTACGCCAACCAGCTGCAGATCACCaacaagctgcagcagcagcactatcaGGTTGCCCTACCGGAG GTTTTCAATCGGCTGCAGGAACTGGACGAGAAGCGAACGCGTGGTATGAAGGAGTTTATCAAACGGTCGGCCGATGTGGAGTACGAGGTGTCACCGATCATTGCCCGCTGTCTGGAGGGTATGGTAAAGGCAGCCGATTCGATTAACGAGAAGGACGACTCCATGATTGTTATAGAAAA ATATCAGTCCGGCTTTCAGCCACCCGGTGACATACCGTTCGAGGATCTCTCGAAGCCTGATTCCGATTCCTCCAACAACTCACAAACCCACAACTCGAGCACCGGGCTGAACCACATGACGGGGAAGGGCACCACgaaggagaagctgaaaaAGCGTGTTGGCATCTTCGGTATCTTCACTGGTAACAAG AACAATCTTACCACGGACGGTCTGAAGGAGGATTTCAGCGACTTGCCACCGACGCAGCGACGGAAAAAGTTGACCGCTAAGGTACAGGAGCTTCAGCAGAAGGTGATTCAGGAGCAGGCGGCTAGCGATGgattgatgaaaatgaagggTGTCTACGAAGCGAACTCGATGCTCGGCGATCCTCGATCGGTAGAGGAGCAGCTGAACGAATCCGTGAACAAGCTGGACCGGCTGCGGATCGAGCTGCAACGCTACCAAAAGCTACTGGAACAAGCCAACAGTCAAACGGTCATTCAGCACAGCCCGCAGGCAAACCGTGTGATACAGAACGGAGGGCAGCGATCGTCCAG ACATTCCAACGGAAGCAGTAATAACGAAAACCatcacgacgacaacggcgaagACCATCCGGACGATGCGGGTAGCCTTAGCAG CTCGGCGAGTCCCGAAAGTGGGCTAGGTACATCGCACACATCGCTGCCGGGATCCGGTCACGGTAGTACTAATGAGCAACCGATGAACGACGAGTACTACGAAGCAGAAACGCCACTGGGAACATGCCGTGCACTGTACCCATTCGATG CAACGAGTGAAGGCAGCATTCCAATGTCTGAAGGCGAAGAACTGCAAGTGATAGAGGTAGACCAGGGTGACGGCTGGACCCGGGTGCGACGGTTTAGCTCAAGGGGTTGGGAAGAAGGATTCGTACCCACAAGCTACATTGAATGTACGCTGTATGCGTAG
- the LOC125956737 gene encoding formin-binding protein 1-like isoform X1, with the protein MATQEIEMSGTSWGKELWDQYDNLATHTQKGIDFFERFGNFIRDRSAIEVEYALKLRRLVKNYQPKKNKEDDENEFSTLVAFKNVLKEVADLAGQREVVAENLQNQVLQGIMLLAKNLRDERKKSLTQGAQLTQTLHTQIGTLDRAKRTYEKSFREAEKAIESYHKADADFHLSRADVEKQRVNMNMRNTVSEDAKSEYANQLQITNKLQQQHYQVALPEVFNRLQELDEKRTRGMKEFIKRSADVEYEVSPIIARCLEGMVKAADSINEKDDSMIVIEKYQSGFQPPGDIPFEDLSKPDSDSSNNSQTHNSSTGLNHMTGKGTTKEKLKKRVGIFGIFTGNKNNLTTDGLKEDFSDLPPTQRRKKLTAKVQELQQKVIQEQAASDGLMKMKGVYEANSMLGDPRSVEEQLNESVNKLDRLRIELQRYQKLLEQANSQTVIQHSPQANRVIQNGGQRSSRHSNGSSNNENHHDDNGEDHPDDAGSLSRSASESSVQQAQNGLNINNNGSSASPESGLGTSHTSLPGSGHGSTNEQPMNDEYYEAETPLGTCRALYPFDATSEGSIPMSEGEELQVIEVDQGDGWTRVRRFSSRGWEEGFVPTSYIECTLYA; encoded by the exons GACCAGTACGATAATCTggcgacgcacacacagaaggGGATCGATTTTTTCGAGCGATTCGGTAACTTTATTCGCGATCGCAGTGCCATCGAGGTCGAGTACGCTCTTAAGCTAAG ACGACTAGTGAAGAACTATCAACCCAAAAAGAACAAAGAGGACGACGAGAATGA GTTTTCCACGCTGGTCGCGTTCAAAAATGTCCTCAAAGAGGTGGCTGATCTGGCCGGGCAGCGTGAGGTGGTCGCGGAGAACCTCCAGAACCAGGTGCTGCAGGGCATAATGCTGCTGGCGAAGAATTTGCGCGATGAGCGCAAAAAGTCACTAACGCAGGGCGCCCAGCTGACGCAAAcgctacacacacagatcGGTACGCTGGACCGAGCGAAGCGCACCTACGAGAAGTCATTCCGCGAGGCGGAGAAGGCCATCGAAAGCTACCATAAGGCGGACGCCGACTTCCATCTGAGCCGGGCCGATGTAGAGAAGCAGCGCGTCAACATGAACATGCGCAACACGGTGTCGGAGGACGCAAAGAGTGAGTACGCCAACCAGCTGCAGATCACCaacaagctgcagcagcagcactatcaGGTTGCCCTACCGGAG GTTTTCAATCGGCTGCAGGAACTGGACGAGAAGCGAACGCGTGGTATGAAGGAGTTTATCAAACGGTCGGCCGATGTGGAGTACGAGGTGTCACCGATCATTGCCCGCTGTCTGGAGGGTATGGTAAAGGCAGCCGATTCGATTAACGAGAAGGACGACTCCATGATTGTTATAGAAAA ATATCAGTCCGGCTTTCAGCCACCCGGTGACATACCGTTCGAGGATCTCTCGAAGCCTGATTCCGATTCCTCCAACAACTCACAAACCCACAACTCGAGCACCGGGCTGAACCACATGACGGGGAAGGGCACCACgaaggagaagctgaaaaAGCGTGTTGGCATCTTCGGTATCTTCACTGGTAACAAG AACAATCTTACCACGGACGGTCTGAAGGAGGATTTCAGCGACTTGCCACCGACGCAGCGACGGAAAAAGTTGACCGCTAAGGTACAGGAGCTTCAGCAGAAGGTGATTCAGGAGCAGGCGGCTAGCGATGgattgatgaaaatgaagggTGTCTACGAAGCGAACTCGATGCTCGGCGATCCTCGATCGGTAGAGGAGCAGCTGAACGAATCCGTGAACAAGCTGGACCGGCTGCGGATCGAGCTGCAACGCTACCAAAAGCTACTGGAACAAGCCAACAGTCAAACGGTCATTCAGCACAGCCCGCAGGCAAACCGTGTGATACAGAACGGAGGGCAGCGATCGTCCAG ACATTCCAACGGAAGCAGTAATAACGAAAACCatcacgacgacaacggcgaagACCATCCGGACGATGCGGGTAGCCTTAGCAGGTCAGCTTCCGAAAGTAGTGTACAGCAAGCGCAAAATGGGCTTAACATTAACAACAACGG CAGCTCGGCGAGTCCCGAAAGTGGGCTAGGTACATCGCACACATCGCTGCCGGGATCCGGTCACGGTAGTACTAATGAGCAACCGATGAACGACGAGTACTACGAAGCAGAAACGCCACTGGGAACATGCCGTGCACTGTACCCATTCGATG CAACGAGTGAAGGCAGCATTCCAATGTCTGAAGGCGAAGAACTGCAAGTGATAGAGGTAGACCAGGGTGACGGCTGGACCCGGGTGCGACGGTTTAGCTCAAGGGGTTGGGAAGAAGGATTCGTACCCACAAGCTACATTGAATGTACGCTGTATGCGTAG